From a single Fusobacterium ulcerans ATCC 49185 genomic region:
- a CDS encoding M20 metallopeptidase family protein: MKEKIEQLAEKHLERIMEMRRELHKVPELGFKEFKTAEIIKKELERIGIPYESEIAVTGIVGLIKGKKEGKTVLLRADIDALPIDEESRCEFKSEIAGNMHACGHDGHAAGLLGAAMILNELKDEIAGNIKLVFQPAEEGPGGADPMIKAGILENPKVDAAFGCHIWPAYKAGQILVKDGDMMSHTTSFDIMIQGVGGHGSQPEKTVDPIIIGSQIVTNFQNIISRNISTLKPAVLSCCSIKAGETYNVIPDKLTIKGTIRTFDEELTNEIVERMEGIIKGITSSYGASYIFDVKRMYPAVKNDHEMFEFSKETLGKVVGEENIIVMKEPLMGSEDFSYFGKKVPSNFFLVGVRDTQEDIESMLHHPRLLWDEKHLKISAKALSQLAVDFLNK, from the coding sequence ATGAAAGAAAAAATTGAACAGTTAGCAGAAAAGCATCTGGAAAGAATAATGGAGATGAGAAGAGAGCTTCATAAAGTACCAGAACTTGGATTTAAAGAATTCAAAACAGCAGAAATAATAAAAAAAGAATTGGAAAGAATTGGAATTCCGTATGAAAGTGAGATAGCTGTAACAGGAATAGTGGGATTGATAAAGGGAAAAAAAGAGGGAAAAACAGTTTTACTGAGAGCAGATATAGATGCACTTCCTATTGATGAAGAGAGCAGATGTGAATTTAAATCTGAAATAGCAGGAAATATGCATGCATGTGGACATGATGGACATGCAGCAGGGCTTTTAGGAGCAGCAATGATACTAAATGAATTAAAAGATGAAATAGCAGGTAATATAAAGCTTGTATTTCAGCCAGCAGAAGAAGGACCAGGAGGAGCAGACCCTATGATTAAAGCTGGCATACTTGAAAACCCAAAAGTAGATGCAGCATTTGGATGTCATATCTGGCCAGCATATAAAGCAGGGCAGATATTAGTGAAAGATGGGGATATGATGTCACACACAACTTCTTTTGATATTATGATACAAGGAGTAGGAGGGCATGGTTCACAGCCAGAAAAAACAGTTGATCCTATTATAATAGGAAGTCAGATAGTAACTAATTTTCAAAATATAATAAGCAGAAATATATCTACACTTAAGCCAGCAGTTTTATCTTGCTGCAGTATAAAGGCAGGAGAAACATATAATGTAATTCCTGATAAATTAACTATAAAGGGAACAATAAGAACATTTGATGAAGAACTGACGAATGAGATTGTGGAAAGAATGGAAGGTATTATAAAAGGAATCACAAGTTCTTATGGAGCTTCTTATATATTTGATGTAAAAAGAATGTATCCAGCAGTAAAAAATGATCATGAGATGTTTGAGTTTTCAAAGGAAACATTAGGAAAAGTAGTAGGAGAGGAAAATATAATAGTAATGAAAGAACCATTAATGGGTTCAGAGGACTTTTCTTATTTTGGAAAAAAAGTACCTTCTAATTTTTTCTTAGTGGGAGTGAGAGATACTCAGGAGGATATTGAGTCTATGCTTCATCATCCAAGATTGTTGTGGGATGAAAAGCACTTGAAAATAAGTGCAAAAGCCCTTTCACAACTGGCAGTAGATTTTTTAAATAAATAG
- a CDS encoding toxin-antitoxin system YwqK family antitoxin, which translates to MKKILILVAALLIISCGNNSKEIDLSLLENKNGVFYEKGAEKPFTGKVTVKYPDGKKMMESSWKNGKQDGKQTQYYEDGAIKIEGIFKDGKADGTIKVYDPSGKIILQEDWKDGERVNK; encoded by the coding sequence ATGAAAAAAATATTAATATTAGTGGCAGCTCTATTAATAATAAGCTGTGGAAATAATTCCAAAGAAATAGACCTTTCTCTATTGGAAAATAAAAATGGAGTTTTCTATGAAAAGGGAGCTGAAAAGCCATTTACAGGAAAAGTAACAGTTAAATATCCAGATGGAAAAAAAATGATGGAGAGCAGCTGGAAGAATGGAAAACAAGATGGAAAGCAGACTCAATATTATGAAGATGGAGCAATAAAAATAGAGGGAATATTTAAAGATGGAAAGGCAGATGGAACAATAAAAGTATATGATCCATCAGGGAAAATAATTCTTCAGGAAGATTGGAAAGATGGAGAGAGAGTAAATAAATAG
- a CDS encoding SMI1/KNR4 family protein, with protein MECKSIEEKLKKLIELDKDFSIFGSESHEYIINSKLTEEEIQNFEAKNQLTLPSEYREYLKNIGNGGAGPFYGLLELEDNDNNLTDLSMEFPYTYDKPLKLVEVYETMDEMGDENEEEQEQFLNEIYEKSVRGIIFLAHEGCGMYSVLVVKGEEYGNVWYFDFANDAGTYPLTSEKTGKSMKFFEWMELWIDKSLACIEKEEEELKGYAFI; from the coding sequence ATGGAATGTAAAAGTATTGAGGAAAAATTAAAAAAATTGATAGAATTAGATAAAGATTTTTCTATTTTTGGTTCAGAATCACATGAATATATAATAAACTCAAAGCTTACAGAGGAAGAAATTCAAAATTTTGAAGCGAAAAATCAACTAACTTTGCCAAGTGAATATAGAGAATATTTAAAAAATATAGGAAATGGAGGAGCAGGACCGTTTTATGGACTCCTTGAATTAGAAGATAATGATAATAACTTAACAGATTTATCTATGGAATTTCCATATACATATGATAAACCTTTAAAATTGGTTGAAGTATATGAAACAATGGATGAGATGGGTGATGAAAATGAAGAGGAACAGGAACAATTTCTGAATGAGATATATGAAAAATCTGTAAGAGGAATTATTTTTCTGGCACATGAAGGATGTGGAATGTATAGTGTTCTTGTAGTAAAAGGAGAAGAATATGGAAATGTATGGTATTTTGATTTTGCTAATGATGCAGGAACCTATCCTTTAACAAGTGAAAAAACTGGAAAAAGTATGAAGTTTTTTGAGTGGATGGAATTATGGATTGATAAATCTCTAGCTTGTATAGAAAAGGAAGAAGAGGAACTCAAAGGATATGCATTTATATAA
- a CDS encoding autotransporter outer membrane beta-barrel domain-containing protein: protein MISNFNEVEKSLKRCLKEKVSITTATVVGFLIAGTVAFGREATVTKEYTNENFSTAITEKVMNNQYGLMLKDNTGFKGVIYEFKFGEEKPSAIERLITVSKGKTTLDKGTNLSTSEGMTLLNIVGEDKNGITEVISEATLINNNSSLEEENDRFWRPTVIVNSFQGNTSFTNSGTITKTGHPTYNCAVDLSAGKDYTTTFTNSGIINGLIKSDADNRQLGNIVINLKDNSKINGEFSFAGGGTRTINIDNNTDDLTINNTSDNETFVRTNNSDITLRGEIHSKGTTVELNNKDGISWDVTITAGSNILTNKGHIFGKIGIGVEDDYPDVGSGTGYNVREIRIINNGKITASSRGIYNGDRLKYNKTYIENAKDGEILVNHLEETAGWGKPYYYNTGIYSTSVPGTETPGKVINNGKVTIDLTKQQEELKGKYQSTNGDMYIEIHGLKLNEHTWGYNNGTILVNSFGGVGVVLSNGQENANNFKGKYGYFENNGTVEVNGDKGIGLQLITSGEINAAKEAINTKEGNIIVSGEGVTGVKVDGATTTFTNDGTITLKEGTTNGVGISVVRGTATNNGTIALGLGTENTSGNIAIANANGTAKNTGKIKITDKTAEELKGFDISTLFAGNYINSGMLVDKNGIAIEKENDAQISGDVNTGDINEAGNPESSIVIKDNTTISGSDTAIEVGSLNVTGTATIANGDDSAPVEIKGTTTNLDATGSLAIGGESKADLVITGGTVNGDKEGTAVTFENTESTLTLEGTSFNGNIGVNTDNGTLKTTGTDATVITGNVKAKELELAGTTAITGNIETKSMAVTAGETKIAGKITGATTINIGTTPVPVARMAFSLANNIATATDNVPKNATVTYSADSAIIGNAQSSSTFNNTFTGTTVTIAENGVLKAEVDNDGNNLFGNSKNVNVTGTGTVEYLTSNIDKQTVTLALGNNVNLANEINFTTNSDFYSYNNGTLTYKLDNVNNKILSDISNKAFVVNTVLSQDLDEREAQLDNIYSNNVYSETVKMAMDTLRMNEDAVLSLGGKPEEGRWTAQGKMLFSRTEYDRTGVIRDFGVETKTAGLLGTLEYGISEKSSVGFAFSGSKQELDMKNASADGDAFYFGVYGKQDVNNFKLTAGLGYQLDKIDADNNVMVSTGDKYDSKAFSGYAQGKYIINAGNDVTVEPKLKLALTRLTQESAKDKHFEMEKVEATTFDTEVGVDLVKTVKLESGKMNLLAGISYTRSMGDTDNKFKGNFVGTDGTKGERFDVLGGNLGENTLKINIGAEVEKDNGFFYNGGLNYKFDNEDRETFGATIGAGYKF, encoded by the coding sequence ATGATTAGCAATTTTAATGAGGTAGAGAAATCTCTAAAGAGATGTCTAAAAGAAAAGGTATCAATAACCACAGCTACAGTTGTAGGGTTTTTGATAGCAGGTACAGTAGCATTTGGAAGAGAGGCTACAGTAACTAAAGAATACACTAATGAGAACTTTTCAACTGCAATAACTGAAAAGGTAATGAATAATCAATATGGATTAATGTTAAAAGATAATACAGGATTTAAAGGGGTTATATATGAATTTAAATTTGGTGAAGAAAAGCCTTCAGCCATTGAACGTCTTATAACAGTTAGTAAAGGAAAAACAACACTGGATAAAGGTACAAATCTTTCAACAAGTGAAGGAATGACTTTATTAAATATAGTTGGAGAAGATAAAAATGGTATTACAGAGGTAATTAGTGAAGCAACTTTAATAAATAATAACTCTTCTTTAGAAGAAGAAAATGATCGTTTTTGGAGACCAACAGTTATTGTAAATAGTTTTCAAGGTAATACTTCTTTTACAAATTCTGGAACAATAACTAAAACAGGACATCCAACATATAATTGTGCAGTTGATTTATCTGCTGGTAAAGATTATACAACAACTTTCACAAACAGCGGAATAATTAATGGACTTATAAAGTCAGATGCTGATAACAGACAATTAGGTAATATTGTTATAAACCTAAAAGATAATTCAAAAATAAATGGAGAGTTCTCTTTTGCTGGTGGTGGAACAAGAACAATAAATATTGACAATAACACAGATGATTTAACAATAAATAATACATCTGATAATGAAACTTTTGTAAGAACTAATAATAGTGATATTACATTAAGAGGAGAAATACATTCAAAAGGAACAACAGTTGAATTAAATAATAAAGATGGAATTAGCTGGGATGTTACTATTACGGCTGGAAGCAATATTTTAACAAACAAAGGGCATATATTTGGAAAAATAGGAATAGGGGTAGAAGATGACTATCCGGATGTAGGTAGTGGTACTGGTTATAATGTTAGAGAAATAAGAATAATAAATAATGGAAAAATCACAGCTTCATCTCGAGGAATATATAATGGAGATAGACTAAAATATAATAAAACATATATAGAAAATGCTAAAGATGGAGAGATTCTAGTAAATCATTTGGAGGAAACTGCTGGTTGGGGTAAGCCTTATTACTATAATACAGGAATATATTCAACATCAGTACCAGGCACTGAAACTCCTGGAAAAGTAATTAATAATGGAAAAGTAACTATTGATTTAACAAAACAACAGGAAGAATTAAAAGGAAAATACCAAAGTACAAATGGAGATATGTATATTGAGATACACGGATTAAAACTTAATGAACATACATGGGGATATAACAATGGAACAATTCTTGTAAATTCTTTTGGTGGTGTAGGAGTTGTACTTTCTAATGGACAGGAAAATGCAAATAATTTTAAAGGTAAATATGGATATTTTGAAAATAATGGAACTGTTGAAGTAAATGGGGATAAAGGAATAGGATTACAACTTATCACTAGTGGAGAAATAAATGCTGCAAAAGAAGCAATAAATACAAAAGAAGGAAACATTATAGTTTCTGGAGAGGGTGTTACAGGTGTAAAAGTAGATGGAGCAACAACAACTTTCACAAATGATGGAACAATCACATTAAAAGAAGGAACAACTAATGGAGTAGGAATCTCTGTTGTTAGAGGAACTGCTACAAATAATGGAACAATTGCATTAGGGTTAGGAACAGAGAATACTTCTGGAAATATTGCTATTGCAAATGCAAATGGAACAGCTAAAAATACTGGTAAAATAAAAATAACAGATAAAACAGCTGAAGAATTAAAAGGATTTGATATTTCAACTCTATTTGCTGGAAACTATATTAACTCTGGAATGCTTGTAGATAAAAATGGAATAGCAATAGAAAAAGAAAATGATGCTCAAATTAGTGGTGATGTAAATACAGGTGATATAAATGAAGCTGGGAACCCAGAAAGCAGTATAGTTATTAAAGATAATACTACAATTAGTGGTTCTGATACAGCTATCGAAGTAGGATCTTTAAATGTTACAGGAACTGCCACTATTGCAAATGGAGATGACTCTGCACCTGTAGAAATAAAAGGAACTACAACTAACCTAGATGCTACTGGAAGTCTAGCAATAGGTGGAGAGAGTAAAGCTGACTTAGTAATTACAGGCGGAACAGTAAATGGAGATAAAGAAGGAACAGCAGTAACATTTGAGAATACAGAATCAACTTTAACATTAGAGGGAACAAGCTTCAATGGAAATATAGGAGTTAATACTGACAATGGAACATTAAAAACAACAGGAACAGATGCAACAGTAATAACAGGAAATGTTAAAGCTAAAGAACTAGAACTAGCAGGAACAACAGCAATAACAGGAAATATTGAAACTAAATCAATGGCTGTAACAGCTGGAGAGACTAAAATAGCTGGAAAAATAACTGGAGCTACAACAATTAATATAGGAACTACTCCTGTTCCAGTGGCAAGGATGGCTTTCTCTTTAGCAAATAATATAGCAACAGCCACTGATAATGTACCAAAAAATGCAACAGTTACATATTCAGCAGATTCAGCAATAATAGGAAATGCACAATCATCAAGTACTTTTAATAATACTTTTACTGGAACAACAGTAACTATTGCTGAGAATGGAGTACTTAAAGCTGAAGTGGATAATGATGGAAATAATCTATTTGGAAATTCTAAAAATGTAAACGTAACTGGAACTGGAACAGTTGAATATCTTACTTCAAATATAGACAAACAAACAGTGACATTAGCCTTAGGTAACAATGTAAATTTAGCAAATGAGATTAACTTTACTACAAATAGTGATTTCTATTCATATAATAATGGAACTTTAACATATAAATTAGATAATGTAAATAATAAAATATTATCTGATATTTCTAACAAAGCTTTTGTAGTAAATACTGTACTTAGTCAAGACCTAGATGAAAGAGAAGCTCAGTTAGATAATATTTATTCAAATAATGTGTACTCAGAAACAGTAAAAATGGCTATGGATACTTTGAGAATGAATGAAGATGCAGTATTATCATTAGGTGGAAAACCAGAGGAAGGAAGATGGACAGCTCAAGGTAAAATGTTGTTCAGCAGAACTGAGTATGACAGAACTGGAGTAATAAGAGATTTTGGTGTAGAAACAAAAACAGCAGGTCTTTTAGGAACATTGGAATATGGAATTTCTGAAAAGTCATCAGTAGGATTTGCTTTCTCAGGAAGTAAACAAGAACTTGATATGAAAAATGCAAGCGCAGATGGAGATGCTTTCTATTTTGGAGTATATGGAAAACAAGATGTAAATAATTTCAAATTAACAGCAGGATTAGGATATCAATTAGATAAAATAGATGCTGATAATAATGTAATGGTTTCTACAGGAGATAAATATGATTCAAAAGCATTCAGTGGATATGCTCAAGGAAAATATATAATAAATGCTGGAAATGATGTAACAGTAGAACCAAAATTAAAATTAGCATTAACAAGATTGACTCAAGAATCTGCAAAAGACAAACACTTTGAAATGGAAAAAGTAGAAGCAACAACATTTGATACAGAAGTAGGAGTAGACCTAGTAAAAACTGTAAAACTAGAAAGTGGAAAAATGAATCTATTAGCAGGAATCAGCTATACAAGAAGTATGGGAGATACTGATAATAAATTTAAAGGAAACTTTGTTGGAACAGATGGAACTAAGGGAGAAAGATTTGATGTACTAGGAGGAAACTTAGGAGAAAATACTCTAAAAATTAATATAGGAGCTGAAGTAGAAAAAGATAATGGATTCTTCTATAATGGTGGATTAAACTATAAGTTTGATAATGAAGACAGAGAAACATTTGGAGCAACAATAGGTGCAGGATACAAATTCTAA
- a CDS encoding ROK family protein, translating to MYQKNIKENNENKIFEYVFNSNHNFVINEIAEKMDMSFPTVKRIITFFLEKNIVIEEDKVGSGVGRKAREYSFNDFFCHSVGVQISEEKIKIILTNAKGIVIKKHSKTFQKSNVSVTEVLMDELEFFLSRLSKSIFKSIIGIGISVPGIVNEEGKFIEFNSKNKTNISIIEKITKRFDIPVLVENESNLSAIAEAFLSENSLLSNFTALTLNDYVGISSFTKEKNQNDFHFKAGRMHHMIVNPEGRSCSCASKGCWGAYVSNKALVEEFHKVFKKIKKYENIFQEEYLETEEGKKILDEYIKYLAIGIKNLLFFSNPEKLIISGKICLQQKYIKEKLLEEIYTDHIFYRGKETIMFSSFEENSSLIGAAIFPIVDSLF from the coding sequence ATGTATCAAAAAAACATTAAAGAGAACAATGAAAACAAAATATTTGAATACGTTTTCAACTCTAATCACAATTTTGTTATCAACGAAATTGCTGAAAAAATGGATATGAGTTTTCCAACAGTAAAAAGAATAATAACTTTTTTTCTGGAAAAAAACATTGTAATTGAAGAAGACAAAGTAGGTAGTGGAGTAGGAAGAAAAGCCAGAGAATATTCCTTTAATGATTTTTTCTGCCATTCTGTAGGGGTACAGATTTCAGAAGAAAAAATTAAAATTATACTTACTAATGCTAAAGGAATTGTAATAAAAAAACATTCTAAAACATTTCAAAAAAGCAATGTATCTGTTACAGAAGTTCTTATGGATGAATTAGAATTTTTCCTCAGCAGACTGTCTAAATCTATTTTTAAAAGTATTATTGGAATTGGAATATCTGTTCCAGGCATAGTAAATGAAGAGGGAAAATTTATAGAGTTTAATTCTAAAAACAAGACTAATATCTCTATAATAGAAAAAATTACAAAAAGATTTGATATTCCTGTTCTTGTAGAAAATGAATCAAATCTTTCTGCAATTGCTGAAGCTTTTTTAAGTGAAAATTCACTTTTATCAAATTTTACAGCTCTTACTCTTAATGACTATGTTGGAATAAGTTCTTTTACTAAAGAAAAAAATCAAAATGATTTTCACTTTAAAGCTGGAAGAATGCATCATATGATAGTAAATCCAGAAGGAAGATCTTGCAGCTGTGCTTCAAAAGGATGTTGGGGAGCATATGTTTCAAACAAAGCTTTAGTTGAAGAATTCCATAAAGTATTTAAGAAAATAAAGAAATATGAGAATATTTTCCAAGAGGAATATCTGGAAACTGAAGAAGGTAAAAAAATATTAGATGAATACATCAAATATCTTGCTATTGGTATAAAAAATTTGTTATTTTTTTCTAACCCCGAAAAACTTATAATATCAGGTAAGATATGTCTTCAGCAAAAATATATTAAAGAAAAACTTTTAGAAGAAATATACACTGATCATATTTTCTATCGTGGAAAAGAAACTATAATGTTCTCTTCTTTCGAAGAAAATTCAAGTCTTATTGGAGCTGCTATATTTCCAATAGTAGATTCATTATTTTAA
- a CDS encoding SIMPL domain-containing protein, whose product MIKKYWFLLLIIIIGSTAYGEDSNSLYQLEKLKYEIEKEQYKGEYVITGRLNDIIGEGTVNLNPEFFTMNFALKTEESSVAFGNDKENKIKASEENAKTIKEFKDYLISIGVKPENITTTRYTSNTASKSVVSQSASVNHEIKVKFDISTDVGAVLKKIEPTDIRYIGDIVYGVSEKTKKEAKLKAYEIAMEDAVNQAKILTKTGNSQLGDLRNIYENKGASVNRVENRIANFNMRAKNTESMSKSEAPIPISVAQDFKISVTLVCSFDMIKKIK is encoded by the coding sequence ATGATAAAAAAATACTGGTTCTTATTACTGATTATCATCATAGGCAGTACAGCATATGGGGAAGACAGCAACTCTCTATACCAATTAGAAAAGTTAAAATATGAAATTGAAAAAGAGCAGTACAAAGGTGAATACGTTATTACTGGCAGACTTAACGACATTATTGGAGAGGGAACAGTCAATTTAAACCCAGAATTTTTCACAATGAATTTCGCTCTAAAAACTGAAGAAAGCTCAGTAGCCTTTGGAAATGACAAAGAGAATAAAATAAAAGCTTCTGAAGAAAATGCTAAAACTATTAAAGAATTTAAAGATTATCTTATCTCAATTGGAGTAAAACCAGAAAATATAACAACAACTAGATACACTTCTAATACTGCTTCTAAATCAGTGGTATCTCAATCAGCAAGTGTTAACCATGAGATAAAAGTAAAATTTGATATTTCAACAGATGTTGGAGCAGTTCTAAAAAAAATTGAACCTACTGATATAAGATATATTGGTGATATAGTTTATGGAGTATCAGAAAAGACTAAAAAAGAGGCAAAATTAAAAGCTTATGAAATAGCTATGGAAGATGCTGTCAATCAGGCTAAAATACTTACTAAAACTGGAAACAGCCAGCTTGGAGATCTTAGAAATATTTATGAAAATAAAGGTGCCTCTGTTAACAGAGTTGAAAACAGAATTGCAAACTTCAATATGAGGGCTAAAAACACTGAATCAATGAGTAAAAGCGAAGCTCCTATTCCTATTTCAGTAGCTCAGGATTTTAAAATTTCTGTAACTTTAGTTTGCTCTTTTGACATGATAAAAAAAATAAAATAA
- a CDS encoding AbgT family transporter — protein MGKVEKNGKNSEVKTLDKILNYFEVIGNKLPDPVSIFLILCIAILIISFICSKVGVAVEHPLTHNMIIAENLLSKENLKQMLMSMVMVFQTYPPLGVVLVAMIGIGLADKSGFLECLLTVVVKKVPSNLIYFTVILMGLIFTGVGDAGFIVLPPLAALIFLNLGKNPIVGMLLSFAGAAIGFCSGLFVSLNDILLTSFTIPAAQLLSSTFTKSPAMTLYFNITNSILQMFVIAWVTVKFVEPRFPVPEKKQGENEEKEMLEVEKKGLRYAGISFALYMMLIIFLAVGKGAFLKDAAGSLVSTKSPLMGGLIPIMALAFFIPGLVFGKITGKIKSDKDVVKMISQTLGEMGGYIFIVFVSAQFLSFFSKSNLGIIMAIKGADGIKSLGLAGMPLLVAYILLVAFINIFIGSASAKWAILSPVFVPMFMLLGYDPALTQMAYRIGDASTNMLSPLFPYLPLVLAVARKYDKNFGIGTLIANMIPYSIITLIASIVLLAVFFTCGLPFGL, from the coding sequence GTGGGGAAAGTTGAAAAAAATGGAAAAAATTCAGAGGTAAAAACTCTGGATAAAATTTTAAATTATTTTGAAGTGATTGGAAATAAGCTTCCAGATCCAGTATCAATATTTTTAATTTTATGTATAGCAATTTTAATAATATCTTTTATATGTAGTAAGGTTGGGGTAGCAGTGGAACATCCTCTTACTCACAATATGATAATAGCAGAAAATCTATTGAGCAAAGAAAATCTCAAACAAATGCTTATGAGCATGGTAATGGTATTTCAGACATATCCACCTTTAGGAGTTGTACTTGTAGCAATGATAGGAATAGGACTTGCTGATAAAAGTGGCTTTTTAGAATGTCTTCTTACTGTTGTAGTAAAAAAAGTACCAAGCAATCTGATATATTTTACAGTTATATTAATGGGACTGATATTTACAGGAGTAGGAGATGCTGGATTTATAGTGCTTCCTCCTTTAGCAGCATTAATATTCCTTAATCTTGGAAAAAATCCAATAGTAGGAATGCTTTTATCATTTGCTGGAGCAGCCATAGGATTTTGCTCAGGATTGTTTGTAAGTTTAAATGATATACTTCTTACATCTTTTACTATACCAGCAGCACAGCTTTTATCTTCAACATTTACTAAAAGTCCTGCAATGACTCTTTACTTTAATATAACAAATTCTATACTTCAAATGTTTGTTATTGCATGGGTAACAGTAAAATTTGTAGAACCTAGATTTCCTGTTCCAGAGAAAAAGCAGGGAGAAAATGAAGAAAAGGAAATGCTGGAGGTTGAAAAAAAGGGGCTTAGATATGCAGGAATTTCCTTTGCTTTGTATATGATGCTGATTATATTTTTAGCAGTAGGAAAAGGAGCTTTTTTGAAAGATGCTGCAGGTTCTCTTGTATCAACAAAATCTCCATTGATGGGAGGACTTATTCCTATAATGGCATTAGCATTTTTTATACCAGGACTTGTTTTTGGAAAAATTACTGGAAAGATAAAAAGTGATAAAGATGTTGTAAAAATGATATCTCAGACTTTAGGAGAAATGGGTGGATATATATTTATAGTTTTTGTATCAGCTCAATTTTTAAGTTTTTTTTCAAAAAGTAATTTAGGAATAATTATGGCAATAAAAGGTGCAGATGGAATAAAAAGTCTGGGACTTGCAGGAATGCCTCTTCTTGTGGCATATATTCTTTTAGTGGCCTTTATAAATATATTTATAGGAAGTGCTTCTGCTAAATGGGCTATTCTTTCACCAGTATTTGTGCCAATGTTTATGCTGTTGGGATATGATCCAGCACTTACACAGATGGCATATAGAATAGGGGATGCTTCAACAAATATGCTGTCGCCGTTGTTCCCATATCTTCCATTGGTATTAGCAGTAGCAAGAAAATATGATAAAAACTTTGGAATAGGAACTTTAATAGCAAATATGATTCCTTATTCAATAATAACACTTATAGCAAGTATTGTTCTTCTTGCAGTTTTCTTTACTTGTGGACTTCCATTTGGACTATAA
- a CDS encoding GntR family transcriptional regulator: MVKTKEGKYMLDAQAVTPLYVQLMNNIEENINNRVFLPGEKLKSENEMAKEYGVSIITVRNAIGALIKKGLVERKQGKGTFISKPKYTRNMKKLQSFSDMCHQMGVVPGAKTLENKLIIPDEKISKMLEIPAGTQIVFISRVRYADNEPIAIENNYFSPKYSFLLGEKFDDNSLFEFIKKKLRTSVAVSTSEKRIEICKANQKEADLLNVKRNSSMLFVKSIAYDNENEPMYVGIQIINGERFSLYVYESANE, encoded by the coding sequence ATGGTAAAAACAAAGGAAGGGAAATATATGTTAGATGCACAGGCTGTAACACCACTGTATGTTCAGTTGATGAATAATATAGAAGAAAATATAAATAATAGAGTATTTCTTCCTGGTGAAAAGTTAAAATCAGAAAATGAAATGGCTAAAGAATATGGAGTAAGTATAATCACTGTACGTAATGCTATTGGAGCCTTGATAAAAAAAGGACTTGTAGAAAGAAAGCAAGGAAAAGGGACTTTTATCAGTAAGCCTAAATATACAAGAAACATGAAAAAATTACAAAGTTTTAGTGATATGTGTCATCAAATGGGAGTAGTACCAGGAGCTAAGACACTGGAAAATAAACTTATTATTCCTGATGAAAAGATTTCTAAAATGTTGGAGATCCCAGCAGGAACACAAATTGTATTTATTTCAAGAGTTAGATATGCTGATAATGAACCAATAGCCATTGAAAACAACTATTTTTCTCCAAAATATTCTTTTCTTTTAGGAGAAAAATTTGATGATAATTCATTGTTTGAATTTATAAAAAAGAAATTAAGAACTTCAGTAGCAGTTTCCACTTCTGAAAAAAGAATAGAGATATGCAAAGCAAATCAAAAAGAAGCAGATTTGTTAAATGTAAAAAGAAATTCCTCGATGCTTTTTGTCAAAAGTATAGCTTATGATAATGAGAATGAACCTATGTATGTTGGAATACAGATAATAAATGGGGAACGCTTTTCTTTATATGTATATGAATCAGCTAATGAATAA